The Oceanispirochaeta sp. M1 genome has a window encoding:
- a CDS encoding OmpA family protein, which produces MKKGLIAGILILVILIAAGGTAFFLYKKEALVIRNPLLVQDTPVITYLSGEVYYTDEQSEDWLEPEAGQKLKQGTILKTGIDGEMDIRLSPENLLRLDNGSLMILEQSTLKNVNLTLTEGRLYGRFHKLFTDQEINVKTETAVAGIRGTDLVFDSKEGESVIYALSGITEVYNPEQADEKLLLSFQRKTVVKKGAAPAVPQVMSNEEIQGFQTVLNDIHKDIVLLVTRAIRFKPDSAEILDSSIPELERLKAQVLETKYTVMIIGHTADLGYAASQLKLSILRAQAIKDYLIAQGINEKRLEVEGYGGTKPIADNTTEEGKALNRRVEFIILE; this is translated from the coding sequence ATGAAAAAAGGACTGATAGCCGGAATATTGATACTAGTGATTCTTATAGCAGCCGGAGGAACTGCGTTTTTCCTCTATAAAAAGGAAGCCCTTGTTATACGCAATCCCCTTCTGGTGCAGGACACTCCTGTCATCACCTACCTGAGCGGTGAAGTGTATTATACTGATGAGCAGTCAGAGGACTGGCTTGAACCGGAAGCCGGTCAGAAATTGAAACAGGGAACTATTCTTAAAACAGGTATAGATGGTGAAATGGATATCCGTCTCTCCCCGGAAAACCTGCTTCGTCTGGATAATGGCTCTCTTATGATCCTTGAGCAGTCTACCCTTAAGAATGTGAATCTGACCCTCACTGAAGGACGACTATACGGTCGCTTCCATAAACTGTTCACCGATCAGGAGATCAATGTAAAAACTGAAACAGCTGTAGCAGGGATTCGCGGCACAGACCTTGTCTTTGATTCAAAAGAGGGAGAATCTGTCATCTACGCCCTTTCAGGTATTACAGAGGTCTATAATCCGGAGCAGGCTGATGAAAAACTATTGCTGTCATTCCAGAGAAAGACTGTTGTAAAAAAGGGAGCAGCACCAGCTGTGCCGCAAGTGATGAGCAATGAGGAGATACAGGGATTTCAGACTGTACTGAACGACATACATAAGGATATTGTTCTTCTGGTTACCAGAGCCATCCGTTTCAAACCCGATTCAGCGGAGATTCTTGATTCTTCAATCCCCGAACTGGAGAGGTTGAAAGCACAGGTATTGGAAACAAAATATACTGTCATGATAATCGGACATACAGCAGACCTTGGATACGCAGCGTCTCAGCTTAAACTGTCGATCCTCAGAGCACAGGCAATCAAGGATTATCTTATTGCCCAGGGGATCAATGAAAAACGGCTGGAAGTAGAAGGTTACGGCGGAACTAAACCCATTGCGGATAATACTACAGAAGAGGGAAAAGCTCTGAACAGAAGGGTGGAGTTCATCATTCTTGAATAG
- a CDS encoding AraC family transcriptional regulator — MIENQHTRGRRDGEFYLAGLTDLEKELPFHLVGVGYDFYQYPVHRPFGYPVYQWIQTVSGTGILELRGVKYEVPAEYGFLLYPGEAHAYYPADDKPWRVHWITINGYHIESILQYTGLKKSSVFAISEPMVLNSLIHKALNLLKTPSEMTGLNGSVLAYQLMMDLFKYVWNDEKENHSHHSSRLKKVFEQIDRELGRALTIDDLAKTAGVTPQYFCELFKIATKQRPTEYINRRRIDKAKEIIIREPHKKLNDIAKDVGFESNSYFSTVFRKLEGISPNQFRDFNSLH; from the coding sequence ATGATTGAAAACCAACATACAAGAGGCAGGAGAGATGGTGAATTTTACCTGGCCGGCCTGACTGATCTTGAAAAAGAACTGCCATTTCACCTTGTGGGTGTTGGATATGACTTCTACCAATATCCGGTTCACAGACCCTTCGGCTACCCGGTCTATCAGTGGATACAGACAGTCTCAGGAACAGGAATACTCGAACTGAGGGGAGTAAAATACGAAGTGCCGGCGGAATATGGTTTTCTCCTCTACCCGGGAGAGGCCCATGCCTACTACCCTGCCGATGATAAACCCTGGCGGGTTCACTGGATAACCATCAACGGTTACCATATTGAGAGCATACTCCAGTATACGGGCCTGAAGAAAAGCTCTGTTTTTGCCATTTCAGAACCCATGGTACTGAACTCTCTGATACATAAAGCCCTCAATCTCCTTAAAACACCCTCAGAGATGACCGGACTCAACGGATCTGTTCTGGCCTATCAGCTTATGATGGATCTGTTCAAATATGTGTGGAATGATGAGAAGGAAAACCACAGTCATCACAGCAGCAGACTCAAAAAAGTTTTTGAACAGATTGACAGGGAACTCGGAAGAGCACTGACAATCGATGATCTGGCAAAAACCGCCGGAGTGACTCCTCAATACTTCTGCGAGCTTTTCAAGATAGCAACCAAACAAAGACCTACCGAATATATCAACAGACGGCGAATAGACAAGGCCAAAGAGATCATAATAAGGGAGCCACATAAAAAACTGAATGATATTGCAAAGGATGTGGGATTTGAGAGTAACAGCTATTTCTCAACTGTATTCCGTAAACTGGAGGGTATAAGTCCAAATCAGTTCAGAGATTTCAATTCACTTCACTGA
- a CDS encoding ABC transporter substrate-binding protein — MSKRIIVLMLSVFVLISGVFAAGQQDAAMDEGPKMLVINSNQSDPSTKAAVAETVALFQEEYPEIEVQLNTFDHEAYKTAIRNFLATEAPDVAFWFAGNRMKFFVDQNLFMDVSDVWKDEDLYDSMSSSLNSLTINNKQYGVPWSYYQWGIYYRMDIFEKYGLSVPETWDEFMSNNDVLVANGIAPVTIGTKYLWTAAGWFDYFNLRVNGYEFHMELMTGKASYLDPKLDKVFDLWGDMVKRGHFLENHATYSWQEAQAPLIKGEAAMYLIGNFMMPDMESAGVIDKIGFFQFPIIDPSVGVYEDAPTDTIHIPAKAKNVEAAKMFLAFMTRPDVQDIMNPGSLPPSKYASAPDDRFKKAGFEMLGKADGLAQFYDRDTTPEMAKAGMEGFQEFMVYPDREDAIRTRLERERKSLFE, encoded by the coding sequence ATGAGTAAACGAATTATTGTTCTTATGCTGAGTGTTTTTGTTCTGATCAGCGGCGTTTTTGCTGCAGGACAGCAGGATGCAGCCATGGATGAAGGTCCCAAAATGCTGGTAATCAATTCAAACCAGTCTGATCCCTCTACTAAAGCAGCTGTTGCTGAGACTGTAGCTCTTTTTCAGGAAGAATATCCCGAGATCGAAGTTCAGCTGAATACATTTGATCATGAAGCATATAAAACCGCCATCAGAAACTTTCTGGCTACCGAAGCACCGGATGTCGCGTTCTGGTTTGCCGGTAACAGAATGAAATTTTTTGTAGATCAGAATCTGTTTATGGATGTCAGTGATGTATGGAAAGATGAAGATCTTTATGACTCTATGTCCTCTTCACTCAACTCATTGACTATCAATAATAAACAGTATGGTGTTCCCTGGTCTTATTACCAGTGGGGTATTTACTACAGAATGGATATTTTCGAAAAATACGGCCTGTCTGTTCCTGAAACATGGGATGAGTTCATGTCTAATAATGATGTACTTGTTGCAAACGGGATAGCTCCGGTAACTATCGGAACAAAATATCTGTGGACTGCGGCGGGATGGTTCGATTACTTTAACCTGAGAGTCAACGGTTACGAGTTCCATATGGAATTGATGACCGGAAAAGCATCTTATCTTGATCCAAAACTAGATAAAGTATTTGACCTTTGGGGTGATATGGTTAAGCGTGGACATTTCCTTGAGAACCATGCGACTTACTCGTGGCAGGAAGCACAGGCTCCTCTTATCAAGGGTGAAGCAGCCATGTACCTGATCGGAAACTTCATGATGCCCGATATGGAAAGCGCCGGTGTTATCGACAAAATAGGTTTTTTCCAGTTCCCCATTATCGATCCCTCAGTAGGCGTTTATGAAGATGCTCCTACCGATACAATTCATATTCCCGCCAAGGCTAAGAATGTTGAAGCAGCAAAGATGTTTTTGGCTTTCATGACTCGTCCTGATGTACAGGACATCATGAATCCAGGAAGTCTTCCTCCCAGCAAATATGCTTCCGCACCGGATGACCGCTTCAAAAAAGCAGGATTCGAAATGCTCGGAAAAGCAGATGGTCTGGCTCAGTTTTATGACAGAGATACCACACCTGAAATGGCAAAAGCCGGTATGGAAGGATTTCAGGAATTTATGGTTTATCCCGACAGGGAAGATGCCATCAGAACAAGACTGGAAAGGGAAAGAAAGAGTCTTTTTGAATAA
- a CDS encoding carbohydrate ABC transporter permease has protein sequence MEKKTVNKLLKMQQKYAPVYFLAPAMILFSIFVIWPIFQSIWISFHKWDGFSPMTWVGLKNYRKLFDDPRFYTSLKNNIYWLVFMMLAPLVGLSLALFLNQQIKGMRVIKSLFFFPFVINLVVVGLVFSWFYNPDLGLLSVLLGVFGIEPIPILADEKMATFGIIIAGLWPQTAYCMILYLTGLAGVNTQIVEAGRIDGAAGWQMLRHVILPQLRPATIVALTVTVIGALRSFDLIATMTAGGPWGSSYVLAYHMYDEAIFNFKMGYGAALAVVLFLIMSVFIYFFLKRMIDTEK, from the coding sequence ATGGAGAAAAAAACCGTGAATAAACTGCTTAAAATGCAGCAGAAATATGCTCCCGTCTACTTTCTGGCACCGGCTATGATATTATTCTCAATTTTTGTCATTTGGCCCATCTTCCAGAGTATCTGGATCAGCTTTCATAAATGGGATGGATTCAGTCCCATGACCTGGGTCGGTCTAAAAAATTACCGAAAGCTTTTTGATGATCCCCGTTTTTATACATCTTTGAAAAACAATATTTACTGGCTTGTTTTTATGATGCTGGCTCCCCTGGTCGGGCTGTCATTGGCTCTGTTTTTAAATCAGCAAATTAAGGGGATGAGAGTCATTAAGTCACTCTTCTTTTTTCCCTTTGTTATAAATCTCGTTGTTGTCGGTCTGGTCTTTTCCTGGTTTTACAATCCCGATCTGGGTTTGCTCTCCGTACTTCTGGGTGTATTCGGTATAGAGCCAATACCGATTCTGGCCGATGAAAAGATGGCCACATTCGGCATTATCATTGCCGGTTTATGGCCGCAGACAGCCTATTGCATGATCTTGTACCTGACGGGTCTGGCGGGTGTAAACACCCAGATTGTGGAGGCCGGGAGAATTGATGGAGCCGCCGGGTGGCAGATGCTCCGTCATGTGATCCTGCCTCAACTCCGTCCTGCAACCATTGTGGCCCTCACTGTCACAGTCATAGGAGCACTCAGGAGTTTTGACCTGATTGCCACAATGACGGCCGGAGGCCCCTGGGGAAGCAGTTATGTACTGGCCTACCATATGTATGATGAAGCCATATTCAATTTTAAGATGGGATATGGAGCCGCATTGGCAGTTGTACTCTTCCTGATTATGTCTGTCTTCATCTATTTCTTTCTGAAAAGAATGATCGATACGGAGAAGTAA
- a CDS encoding carbohydrate ABC transporter permease gives MFPTPIQKRIVPVRALYVVGVILLLIMWLLPMVAIVSTSIRPGSDISSGNYWGIPSRIAIVENYSEVFNPDRSPMLRYFINSTVMTLPAVFFTILFSSMAGFALAVYPFKGRIALYAMFIAGNFIPYQILMIPVRTMFVKFGLFDTIIGLVIFHTAFQSGFATFFLRNFIVELPFSLVESARVEGATEPRIFFSIMIPLLRPALASLGVLLFTFIWNDFFWALTLVQSDKARPITFGLSALKGQWLISWNLIAAGSVVAALPSVVVFFILQKQFIQGLTFGGVKE, from the coding sequence ATGTTTCCAACACCAATACAAAAAAGAATCGTCCCCGTCAGAGCTCTTTATGTGGTAGGAGTTATTCTCCTTTTGATAATGTGGCTGCTGCCTATGGTGGCCATTGTCTCCACATCGATCCGCCCCGGATCTGATATCTCCTCCGGGAATTATTGGGGTATTCCCAGTCGTATCGCCATCGTCGAAAACTACAGCGAAGTATTCAACCCCGACCGCAGTCCTATGTTGAGGTATTTTATCAACAGTACGGTTATGACTCTTCCGGCTGTATTCTTTACCATACTCTTCAGTTCCATGGCCGGATTTGCATTGGCGGTCTATCCCTTCAAGGGTCGGATAGCCCTCTATGCCATGTTTATCGCAGGAAACTTTATTCCCTATCAGATCCTGATGATTCCCGTGCGGACAATGTTTGTCAAGTTCGGCCTTTTTGACACGATCATAGGGCTTGTAATTTTCCACACCGCCTTTCAGTCGGGTTTTGCGACCTTCTTTCTCAGAAACTTCATAGTGGAGCTGCCTTTTTCCCTGGTTGAATCCGCCCGGGTGGAGGGAGCTACGGAGCCCCGTATATTCTTCTCCATAATGATTCCTCTGTTGAGGCCCGCATTGGCATCCCTGGGAGTCCTGTTATTCACTTTTATCTGGAATGATTTTTTCTGGGCTCTGACTCTGGTACAGAGTGACAAGGCCAGGCCCATCACCTTCGGGCTGAGTGCTCTTAAGGGGCAGTGGCTGATCAGCTGGAATCTGATTGCCGCCGGTTCGGTTGTGGCGGCTCTGCCCTCTGTTGTTGTCTTTTTCATACTACAGAAACAGTTTATTCAGGGACTGACGTTCGGTGGTGTAAAAGAGTGA
- a CDS encoding 1-acyl-sn-glycerol-3-phosphate acyltransferase translates to MFIFTSIFGYIFTITVLILGLPFILLQNVLKNKRFFDPLVKFICHLIPLSFGIRVKTVGKELLDPEKSYVFIANHVNIFDPVLLFGFIPHYVRGVELESHFNLPVWGAVIRGLGNIPISQKDVKSAIESLEKAGKVIKGGTSIAMFPEGHRTRDGKLQPFQRGPFRLVRNAEVDMVPVVLKGLWERKTIHSLLVKPGTVEIIFSNPIPAQEIQESSDRELRSRSRELIQEILG, encoded by the coding sequence ATGTTTATTTTTACCAGTATTTTCGGTTATATCTTCACTATTACAGTTCTGATTTTAGGACTCCCCTTCATACTCCTTCAGAATGTACTTAAAAATAAGCGCTTCTTTGATCCCCTTGTCAAGTTCATCTGTCACTTGATTCCTCTGAGTTTCGGAATCCGGGTAAAGACAGTGGGGAAGGAGCTTCTGGACCCCGAAAAAAGTTATGTATTTATTGCAAACCACGTCAATATTTTCGACCCCGTACTCCTATTCGGATTTATACCCCATTACGTCCGGGGTGTAGAACTGGAGTCTCACTTCAATTTGCCCGTCTGGGGAGCTGTTATCCGAGGACTTGGAAACATTCCCATCAGTCAGAAAGATGTAAAATCTGCCATCGAAAGTCTGGAGAAAGCCGGAAAGGTTATTAAGGGGGGAACGTCAATTGCCATGTTCCCCGAAGGACACCGCACAAGAGACGGAAAACTCCAGCCTTTTCAGAGAGGACCTTTCCGTCTTGTAAGAAATGCTGAAGTAGATATGGTACCGGTGGTTCTCAAAGGACTATGGGAAAGAAAAACAATACACTCACTCTTAGTAAAACCGGGAACAGTTGAAATCATATTCTCTAATCCGATTCCGGCTCAGGAGATACAGGAATCCAGCGACAGGGAACTGCGCAGCCGAAGCAGAGAGCTTATACAGGAGATCCTCGGCTAA
- a CDS encoding diacylglycerol kinase family protein, producing MKITMIVNPNAGKKQGRSLASEAAEALKKEGIEIEFLVSEKKGDTRVLAENLSIEGVDAVLAVGGDGTLFEVINGLLSKRDSLPIPIGQIPVGTGNSFIKDLGIESVDDALQHIKAGKTKDIDLGEFTCSEGRYFFANLLGSGFVSNVAYRAKRYKILGAFAYILGVLEEIIFLKSSAVEIELDGKLIKRDALFTEICNSKYTGGDMMMAPDAEINDGLLDIILLNKVSRRKVLSLFPAIFKGKHVEDEVIECFKGKKISVKSDRPLMLTPDGETFGTTPIDVQIHPGKIRMYC from the coding sequence ATGAAAATTACCATGATCGTCAATCCGAATGCCGGAAAGAAACAGGGCCGGTCTCTTGCAAGTGAAGCAGCGGAAGCCCTGAAGAAAGAAGGAATAGAGATTGAATTCCTGGTTTCAGAGAAGAAGGGTGACACTCGCGTTCTGGCTGAGAACCTCTCAATTGAGGGTGTAGATGCTGTCCTGGCTGTGGGTGGAGACGGTACCCTTTTTGAAGTTATCAACGGTCTGCTGTCAAAGAGAGACAGCCTGCCCATACCCATCGGTCAGATTCCTGTAGGTACGGGAAACTCCTTTATCAAAGACCTCGGAATTGAGAGTGTAGATGATGCTCTGCAGCATATTAAGGCAGGGAAAACCAAAGATATAGATCTGGGGGAATTTACCTGCAGTGAAGGACGATACTTCTTTGCCAATCTTCTCGGTTCCGGTTTTGTCTCCAATGTAGCCTACAGGGCAAAACGTTATAAGATTCTGGGAGCTTTTGCATATATCCTGGGAGTACTGGAAGAGATTATTTTTCTTAAATCCAGCGCTGTAGAGATTGAACTCGATGGAAAACTGATCAAAAGAGACGCTCTTTTTACTGAAATCTGTAACTCAAAATATACGGGAGGAGACATGATGATGGCCCCGGATGCAGAAATAAATGACGGCCTTCTGGACATCATTCTCCTTAATAAGGTTTCAAGAAGAAAAGTTCTCTCCCTGTTCCCCGCAATCTTCAAAGGAAAGCATGTGGAAGATGAGGTGATTGAGTGCTTCAAAGGGAAAAAAATATCTGTTAAATCCGACAGGCCCCTCATGCTTACACCCGACGGAGAAACCTTTGGAACGACGCCCATAGATGTTCAGATCCATCCGGGAAAAATCAGGATGTATTGCTGA